A window from Anser cygnoides isolate HZ-2024a breed goose chromosome 1, Taihu_goose_T2T_genome, whole genome shotgun sequence encodes these proteins:
- the RNASEH2B gene encoding ribonuclease H2 subunit B isoform X2 — protein sequence MHGTKQRPAAAHPAQWVLVAPEAATDPPKTPDSEPMFTRLRSPSTGEATLYLFNSGAQQLFEVKAFHEEYRSWFIGETVQQDGRLLFVTPMDPLFLILYYLIKADKEQGKFQPLDQVVLDSEYPYCPLLLKCADVKQSIHHVTEEKEIGSQKFHKYSQEKTLKWLKKKVNQTVKALKSNNISVGERVQAATFISGKQITDAEEDYVRYAHGLISEYIPEDLSKELSKYLGLPELTSPAPEPPLKKRKLSDVPVEEEEDYTKFNSSNLKNKKANSKMTAAQKALAKVDKSGMKSISSFFSSKPKASK from the exons ATGCACGGCACGAAGCAGCGTCCCGCGGCCGCGCACCCTGCCCAGTGGGTGCTCGTTGCGCCAG AGGCTGCTACTGACCCCCCTAAGACACCTGACAGCGAACCTATGTTTACAAGACTACGCAGTCCAAGCACAG GGGAAGCAACCCTTTACTTATTCAATAGTGGTGCACAGCAGCTGTTTGAAGTTAAAGCTTTTCATGAAGAATATCGTTCCTGGTTTATAGGTGAGACTGTTCAACAAG ATGGGCGCCTGCTGTTCGTGACGCCGATGGACCCCTTATTCCTGATACTTTATTACCTCATAAAAGCAGACAAGGAG CAAGGAAAGTTCCAGCCACTGGATCAAGTTGTGCTAGACTCAGAGTACCCTTATTGCCCGTTGCTGCTGAAGTGTGCAGATGTTAAACAGTCCATACATCATGTAACggaagaaaaag AGATTGGCAGTCAGAAATTTCACAAGTACAGCCAAGAGAAGACATTGAAGTGGTTAAAGAAAAAG GTCAATCAAACAGTGAAAGCACTTAAAAGCAACAATATATCTGTAGGTGAAAGGGTACAGGCAGCTACGTTTATCAGCGGTAAACAGATCACAGATGCTGAAGAAG ACTATGTACGGTATGCCCACGGGTTAATATCAGAATATATTCCTGAAGATCTGAGTAAGGAGCTGTCAAAATACTTAGG TCTCCCAGAACTTACAAGCCCTGCACCAGAGCCACCATTGAAG aaaaggaaattatcaGATGTCCctgtggaagaagaagaagactATACTAAGTTTAACAGCAgcaatctgaaaaacaaaaag GCAAACAGCAAGATGACTGCAGCTCAGAAGGCTCTGGCCAAAGTTGATAAGAGTGGAATGAaatccatttcttctttctttagctCCAAACCTAAGGCATCAAAATAA
- the RNASEH2B gene encoding ribonuclease H2 subunit B isoform X1: protein MHGTKQRPAAAHPAQWVLVAPEAATDPPKTPDSEPMFTRLRSPSTGEATLYLFNSGAQQLFEVKAFHEEYRSWFIGETVQQDGRLLFVTPMDPLFLILYYLIKADKEQQGKFQPLDQVVLDSEYPYCPLLLKCADVKQSIHHVTEEKEIGSQKFHKYSQEKTLKWLKKKVNQTVKALKSNNISVGERVQAATFISGKQITDAEEDYVRYAHGLISEYIPEDLSKELSKYLGLPELTSPAPEPPLKKRKLSDVPVEEEEDYTKFNSSNLKNKKANSKMTAAQKALAKVDKSGMKSISSFFSSKPKASK from the exons ATGCACGGCACGAAGCAGCGTCCCGCGGCCGCGCACCCTGCCCAGTGGGTGCTCGTTGCGCCAG AGGCTGCTACTGACCCCCCTAAGACACCTGACAGCGAACCTATGTTTACAAGACTACGCAGTCCAAGCACAG GGGAAGCAACCCTTTACTTATTCAATAGTGGTGCACAGCAGCTGTTTGAAGTTAAAGCTTTTCATGAAGAATATCGTTCCTGGTTTATAGGTGAGACTGTTCAACAAG ATGGGCGCCTGCTGTTCGTGACGCCGATGGACCCCTTATTCCTGATACTTTATTACCTCATAAAAGCAGACAAGGAG CAGCAAGGAAAGTTCCAGCCACTGGATCAAGTTGTGCTAGACTCAGAGTACCCTTATTGCCCGTTGCTGCTGAAGTGTGCAGATGTTAAACAGTCCATACATCATGTAACggaagaaaaag AGATTGGCAGTCAGAAATTTCACAAGTACAGCCAAGAGAAGACATTGAAGTGGTTAAAGAAAAAG GTCAATCAAACAGTGAAAGCACTTAAAAGCAACAATATATCTGTAGGTGAAAGGGTACAGGCAGCTACGTTTATCAGCGGTAAACAGATCACAGATGCTGAAGAAG ACTATGTACGGTATGCCCACGGGTTAATATCAGAATATATTCCTGAAGATCTGAGTAAGGAGCTGTCAAAATACTTAGG TCTCCCAGAACTTACAAGCCCTGCACCAGAGCCACCATTGAAG aaaaggaaattatcaGATGTCCctgtggaagaagaagaagactATACTAAGTTTAACAGCAgcaatctgaaaaacaaaaag GCAAACAGCAAGATGACTGCAGCTCAGAAGGCTCTGGCCAAAGTTGATAAGAGTGGAATGAaatccatttcttctttctttagctCCAAACCTAAGGCATCAAAATAA
- the RNASEH2B gene encoding ribonuclease H2 subunit B isoform X3, with protein MHGTKQRPAAAHPAQWVLVAPEAATDPPKTPDSEPMFTRLRSPSTGEATLYLFNSGAQQLFEVKAFHEEYRSWFIGETVQQDGRLLFVTPMDPLFLILYYLIKADKEQQGKFQPLDQVVLDSEYPYCPLLLKCADVKQSIHHVTEEKEIGSQKFHKYSQEKTLKWLKKKVNQTVKALKSNNISVGERVQAATFISGKQITDAEEDYVRYAHGLISEYIPEDLSKELSKYLGLPELTSPAPEPPLKMPAQRRPKKK; from the exons ATGCACGGCACGAAGCAGCGTCCCGCGGCCGCGCACCCTGCCCAGTGGGTGCTCGTTGCGCCAG AGGCTGCTACTGACCCCCCTAAGACACCTGACAGCGAACCTATGTTTACAAGACTACGCAGTCCAAGCACAG GGGAAGCAACCCTTTACTTATTCAATAGTGGTGCACAGCAGCTGTTTGAAGTTAAAGCTTTTCATGAAGAATATCGTTCCTGGTTTATAGGTGAGACTGTTCAACAAG ATGGGCGCCTGCTGTTCGTGACGCCGATGGACCCCTTATTCCTGATACTTTATTACCTCATAAAAGCAGACAAGGAG CAGCAAGGAAAGTTCCAGCCACTGGATCAAGTTGTGCTAGACTCAGAGTACCCTTATTGCCCGTTGCTGCTGAAGTGTGCAGATGTTAAACAGTCCATACATCATGTAACggaagaaaaag AGATTGGCAGTCAGAAATTTCACAAGTACAGCCAAGAGAAGACATTGAAGTGGTTAAAGAAAAAG GTCAATCAAACAGTGAAAGCACTTAAAAGCAACAATATATCTGTAGGTGAAAGGGTACAGGCAGCTACGTTTATCAGCGGTAAACAGATCACAGATGCTGAAGAAG ACTATGTACGGTATGCCCACGGGTTAATATCAGAATATATTCCTGAAGATCTGAGTAAGGAGCTGTCAAAATACTTAGG TCTCCCAGAACTTACAAGCCCTGCACCAGAGCCACCATTGAAG atgCCTGCACAAAGACGTCCAAAGAAGAAGTGA